CCTGGTGGTCGGTGGGGGGGCCGCAGCGGCGGTCTGGACCGTCGACGAACCACTCGGGATCGCACTGGGCGTGACGACCGGCGTGCTGGGACTCTACCCGTTCCCGGCCTCGCTGACGGTCTACGCCGCGACCGGCGAGTTGCGAACGGCGTTCTCGCGGGCGTCGGCCGGTCGGTTCGCGACCTCGGGGACGTACGTCCGGGCGTGGCTCGCCTGGCTCGCCGGGATCGTCGCCGTTGCCCTCGCGGCGGTGCTGTCGGTGATCACGCTCGTCGGCCCCGTCGTCGTCCGGGCCTGGGGCACCTACTCGCTGGGAGTGTTGTGGGGGTACTACTACCGCAGCGCCGCCGCCGAGGGCATCGTCCCGCCGGCCCCCGACGAGCCCGTTCAGTGAACCGATACGCACAACGGGCTCGCGAGCCACGGCTCGACTATGCCGACCGCGACAGCCGACGGCGTCGCAGTACACTACGAGCGCGACGGGGACGGCGAGACAGTGGCGTTCGTCAACGACGTAGGGGCCGGCGCGTGGCTCTGGAGCTGGCAACACGGCGTCGTCGCCGGGCCCTACGAGAGCCTCGTGTGGGATCTGCGCGGGACCGGACGCTCGGACGCGCCGCCGGGTCCCTACAGTGTCGACCGGCTCGCGGCCGATCTGGAGGCAGTGTTTGCCGACGCCGGGGTCGCGCGGGTCCACCTCGTCGGCGCGGGACTGGGCGGGATGGTCGCCCTGGCCTACGCCCACGAGTACGACCGCGGGGCGTCGCTCACCCTCTTCGGGACCGCCGCCAGCGGCGACGCCGTGACTGACCGGCTGGCCGACCTCCGTGCCCCGCTGGACGACCGCGAGGCGCTCGCGGCGTCGCTGCAGACCGCGTTCGCCTCGGACCTGACCGACCATCCCACCATCCGCGAGGAGATGATCGAGTGGCGGCAGGCCGACGACGCCGACCCGACGGCGTGGGACGCACAGGCCGCCGCGATGCGGTCGTTCGAGGCCCCGCCGCTGTACGAGATCACGCTGCCCACGCTGGTGTTACACGGCGTCGACGACGAGATCGTCCCGGCGTCGGCCGGCGAGGCGCTGGCTCGGGACCTCCCGCGAGGGGAGTACCGCGCCGTCGAGGGCGGCCACTGGGCCTTCGTCGAGGAGAGCGCCGCGGTCTCGGACGCACTGGTGGGCTGGCTCGACGAGCAGACGAGCGACGGGTGACCGGCCGCCCCGCCAGCGGCGTCGCGGAGATCGGCAAATACGGCCACGTATCTGTACGCTTTTGTGGCTCGACCCGCTGACTAGGAGTGATGAGTCTCAGGATCGCCTTGCTGAACGCGGCCCACGACGGGGCGCTCAACCGCCGGAACTTCCGGCGGGAGCTGGACGCCGACCTCGTCGAGTACGACGTGACCGAACGCGAACTGCCCGACACCTTCGCGTTCGACGGCTGTCTCCTCACCGGGTCCCGCGCCTCCGTCTACTGGGAGGAGCCCTGGATCGCGGACCTGACCGCGTGGGTCCGCGACGCGGTCGACCGCGACGTGGCGTTCCTGGGCGTCTGTTTCGGCCATCAGCTGCTCGCTCACGCGCTGGGCGGCGAGGTCGAGGCGATGGACGAGTACGAGATCGGCTATCGGACGGTCGAGCACGACGGCACCAGCGAACTGCTCGACGGCGTCGACGAGCGGTTCACCGTCTTCACCACACACTCCGACCGCGTCGTCGAGCTGCCGCCGGAAGCCGAGCAGTTCGCTGCGAACGACTACGGCATCCACGGGTTCCAGACCGAGGACGTGTTCTCCGTCCAGTTCCACCCCGAGTACGACCCGGAGACGGCTCGCGAGGTCACGCGGGGGAAAGACGAGCAACTCTCCGAGGCACGGATCAAGCAGGTGCTCGACGGGATCACGGCCGAGAACTACGACGCCGCCTGCGAGGCCAAGCGACTGTTCGACAACTTCACGCAGTACCTCCGAGAGCGAGCCACGACGGGGGAGTCCGGCGGCGTCGCGGCCGCAGACGACTGATCGGTCAGACGCCGACTACACCCCGATCCGGTCGAGCACCCGCTGTTCTACCACGAGGACGACGACGGCCACCACGATCAACAGCGCCGCCCGCGGCGTCGTGAGGATCCCCAGCGAGACGATGAGCGTCGTGGCACACGCGGGAGCGTGGCCGGTGTCGGTGGCGACCATGCCGGCGGTGGTCAGGCCGACGGCGACGACGCCGCTGGCGGCCAGTCGGAGCGCCGAGACCGATCCCGGAGTGGTCAGCGTGTCGATCCCGATGCCGGAGCCCAGCGCGTGGAACGCGACCAGCCCCGCGAGGACGCCGATGGCGTGGCCGGCGACGACGCGGCGGGGCGCACACTCCGGGGCCGCCGGGGTCGTCGCGAAGAGGTACGCGGTGGGACCGAGGCTCGGAAAGAGGAGGGGGAGACCGCTGAGCCACACCGCACCGGCCAGCGTCGACAGCAGTGTCGCCGCTCGGATCGCCTGCCGGAGCCACAGCGCTCGCGGTGCCGTCACTGTGCCGGAGGCTGCCGATCTGTACAGTAAAGCGTGCTGTTTCCGGGCTGTGCCAACGCGTGGCGTCACGGCCCTCGTCACCGCGGACCATACTTTTGCCCACGCCACCCGTAGCCGTCGTATGCTCGACTACCTCGACCTCGAAGCCGACCGCGACGGGGAGGCGCGTCTGATCCGCGACACCGCACGGGAGTTCGTCGACGAGCGCGTCCGCCCGTCGATCGGCGAGTGGTTCGAGTCCGGGACCTCGCCCGACCACCTGTTCGAAGCGATGGGCGAGATGGACTTCTACGCCCCGACGCTGTCGTGGGGAACGCTTCCGGGCGTGAGTCCGGAGGCCTACGGCCTGCTCATGCGGGAGCTGGAGGC
Above is a genomic segment from Halomicrobium sp. LC1Hm containing:
- a CDS encoding HPP family protein yields the protein MTAPRALWLRQAIRAATLLSTLAGAVWLSGLPLLFPSLGPTAYLFATTPAAPECAPRRVVAGHAIGVLAGLVAFHALGSGIGIDTLTTPGSVSALRLAASGVVAVGLTTAGMVATDTGHAPACATTLIVSLGILTTPRAALLIVVAVVVLVVEQRVLDRIGV
- a CDS encoding type 1 glutamine amidotransferase produces the protein MSLRIALLNAAHDGALNRRNFRRELDADLVEYDVTERELPDTFAFDGCLLTGSRASVYWEEPWIADLTAWVRDAVDRDVAFLGVCFGHQLLAHALGGEVEAMDEYEIGYRTVEHDGTSELLDGVDERFTVFTTHSDRVVELPPEAEQFAANDYGIHGFQTEDVFSVQFHPEYDPETAREVTRGKDEQLSEARIKQVLDGITAENYDAACEAKRLFDNFTQYLRERATTGESGGVAAADD
- a CDS encoding alpha/beta fold hydrolase codes for the protein MPTATADGVAVHYERDGDGETVAFVNDVGAGAWLWSWQHGVVAGPYESLVWDLRGTGRSDAPPGPYSVDRLAADLEAVFADAGVARVHLVGAGLGGMVALAYAHEYDRGASLTLFGTAASGDAVTDRLADLRAPLDDREALAASLQTAFASDLTDHPTIREEMIEWRQADDADPTAWDAQAAAMRSFEAPPLYEITLPTLVLHGVDDEIVPASAGEALARDLPRGEYRAVEGGHWAFVEESAAVSDALVGWLDEQTSDG